In Synechocystis sp. PCC 6714, the following are encoded in one genomic region:
- a CDS encoding GTP-binding protein — protein sequence MVTTETITTVPVTLLTGYLGAGKTTLLNRILTHEHGQKVAVIVNEFGEVGIDNQLVINADEEIFEMNNGCICCTVRGDLIRIIGNLMKRRDKFDHLVIETTGLADPAPVIQTFFMDEDVQTQTHLDSVVTVVDAKHIWQHWEAEEAQEQIAFADVLLLNKTDLVTEDQLDELEERIRGMNALAKIYRTRNAELEMDALLGIRAFDLGRALEIDPEILNETAHEHDQTVGSVAIVESGELDANRLDAWLGQLLQTQGPDIFRMKGILTIAGEDQRFVFQGVHMLFDGRADRLWQPGEQRKNELVFIGRNLNEAQLREDFRACLV from the coding sequence ATGGTGACAACCGAGACAATAACAACGGTTCCCGTTACCCTGTTGACGGGCTATTTGGGCGCGGGTAAAACCACCCTGCTTAACCGTATCCTCACCCATGAACATGGCCAGAAGGTGGCGGTCATTGTTAATGAATTTGGGGAGGTGGGCATTGACAATCAACTGGTTATTAATGCCGATGAAGAAATTTTTGAGATGAACAACGGTTGTATTTGCTGTACGGTGCGGGGGGACTTGATTCGGATTATCGGTAATCTGATGAAGCGACGGGACAAGTTTGATCATCTGGTGATTGAAACAACGGGCTTGGCCGATCCGGCTCCGGTAATTCAAACGTTTTTTATGGATGAGGATGTGCAGACCCAGACCCATCTGGATTCTGTGGTGACGGTGGTGGATGCTAAGCATATCTGGCAGCATTGGGAGGCGGAGGAAGCCCAGGAACAAATTGCCTTTGCCGATGTGCTACTGCTTAATAAAACCGATCTTGTTACAGAGGATCAATTAGACGAACTGGAGGAACGGATTCGCGGCATGAATGCCCTGGCCAAGATTTACCGCACCCGTAACGCCGAACTGGAAATGGATGCCCTGTTGGGTATTCGTGCCTTTGACCTGGGGCGGGCCTTGGAGATTGACCCGGAAATTTTAAACGAAACTGCCCACGAACATGATCAAACTGTCGGTTCGGTGGCGATCGTGGAATCTGGTGAATTAGATGCTAATAGGTTGGATGCTTGGCTGGGTCAGTTGCTGCAAACCCAAGGGCCAGATATTTTTCGGATGAAAGGCATTCTCACCATTGCGGGGGAAGACCAACGCTTTGTTTTTCAGGGGGTTCACATGCTGTTTGATGGCCGGGCCGATCGCCTTTGGCAACCGGGGGAACAGCGCAAAAATGAACTGGTTTTCATTGGTCGCAACCTGAATGAAGCCCAACTGAGAGAGGATTTTCGGGCATGTCTCGTCTAA
- a CDS encoding DUF5367 family protein, whose product MNRKDRLSFVLVGFGIWAAATVAYRQVGSVFFERSIMEYWFNVASTGGLYTLVFVGLMRWRRIKTKEWLQGAICIALPGMLGEIPILAGFSDLMSNMHPETAGRYAAFLFSGYSILLGFAWFMATKDVQSPAKNH is encoded by the coding sequence ATGAACAGAAAAGATCGCTTGAGCTTCGTGTTGGTGGGTTTTGGCATTTGGGCGGCGGCCACTGTGGCCTATCGGCAGGTGGGTTCAGTCTTCTTTGAGCGCTCGATTATGGAATACTGGTTCAACGTTGCCAGCACTGGCGGGCTATACACGCTGGTCTTTGTCGGGCTGATGCGGTGGCGGCGCATTAAAACCAAAGAATGGTTGCAGGGCGCAATCTGTATTGCGTTGCCTGGAATGCTAGGGGAAATTCCCATTTTGGCCGGCTTTAGTGACTTGATGAGCAACATGCACCCCGAAACCGCTGGACGCTACGCAGCGTTCTTATTTTCTGGGTACTCAATCTTGCTGGGCTTTGCTTGGTTCATGGCGACCAAAGATGTGCAATCACCTGCCAAGAATCATTAA
- a CDS encoding VOC family protein produces MKEDFGFTHIALSAKNIDLSISFYNRYANMSVVHERLDKDTGKRVVWLSDKTRPFVLVLVQDENPTPILGPFAHLGIACKDKSEVDCLCEQARQEGILAKDATDSGYPVGYWAFINDPDGHTLEVSYGQEIGLTSEEALAD; encoded by the coding sequence ATGAAAGAAGACTTTGGTTTCACACACATTGCTCTATCTGCAAAAAATATTGACTTGAGCATTAGTTTTTACAACCGCTATGCCAACATGTCCGTAGTGCATGAGCGATTAGATAAAGATACTGGTAAACGAGTTGTTTGGCTGTCTGATAAAACTCGTCCTTTCGTTTTAGTGTTAGTCCAAGACGAAAATCCAACCCCCATCCTAGGCCCTTTTGCACACCTAGGCATTGCTTGCAAGGATAAGAGCGAAGTTGATTGCTTATGCGAACAAGCTAGACAGGAAGGAATATTGGCTAAAGATGCCACAGATTCTGGCTATCCTGTTGGTTATTGGGCTTTTATCAATGATCCTGATGGACACACCCTAGAAGTCTCCTATGGTCAAGAAATTGGATTAACCAGCGAGGAAGCCCTTGCTGACTAG
- a CDS encoding TetR/AcrR family transcriptional regulator, translated as MSRPTEPQKKAELLEKCLEMAIEAGALDTSINTIAKRIGTSGRMLVYHFGSKQELERQIIARLEVRLREQLQSLQNTAVADADTVAESLLTMWEQFTAPEMQGWLKLTMDLNLRAMQGDVETQQFLDRETRQWIDSLTALTGDEALARSLFHLFQGATLDFLTTGNAQRGEQSIQSFLAPVRSATA; from the coding sequence ATGAGTCGTCCCACCGAACCCCAAAAGAAAGCCGAGTTGCTCGAAAAGTGCTTGGAGATGGCCATTGAGGCGGGAGCACTGGATACTAGCATTAACACGATCGCCAAACGCATCGGCACCAGTGGGCGTATGCTGGTCTATCACTTTGGATCGAAGCAAGAGCTAGAGCGCCAGATAATCGCCCGGTTAGAGGTACGTCTGCGTGAACAGCTACAGTCACTACAAAACACCGCCGTAGCAGATGCTGATACCGTTGCTGAGTCACTATTGACGATGTGGGAGCAATTTACCGCCCCAGAGATGCAGGGCTGGTTGAAGTTGACAATGGATCTCAACCTGCGGGCCATGCAAGGGGATGTCGAAACTCAGCAATTTCTAGACCGGGAAACCCGGCAGTGGATTGATTCTCTAACAGCTCTGACGGGGGATGAAGCATTGGCACGATCACTGTTTCACTTATTTCAGGGAGCCACCCTCGACTTTTTGACCACGGGCAATGCACAGCGAGGTGAGCAGAGCATCCAGTCATTTTTAGCTCCTGTGAGAAGTGCCACGGCGTAA
- a CDS encoding metal ABC transporter ATP-binding protein, translated as MSLRNEVLVVEGLTVYRDTYPAVQDVSFALKEGTDTAIVGPNGAGKSTLIQAILGVLPRHEGHVLVLGQPLGRRGTLPPQVRQQIAYLPQNFLFDRRIPITVNELVALGWDELGLKLPWANRHKRRLAVHRALDLVDALHLGPQPISNLSGGEIKRALLAYCVVRPRRLLILDEAPAGLDIHSESEFYRLIYQLKREQGWAVLQISHNLDMVRKNCDRVLCLNRVIRCQGTPDYALSPDNLVAVYGSEFVRYRHHH; from the coding sequence GTGAGCTTGAGAAATGAAGTTTTGGTGGTGGAAGGACTGACGGTTTACCGAGATACCTACCCTGCGGTGCAGGATGTTTCCTTTGCCCTCAAAGAAGGTACAGATACCGCCATTGTGGGCCCCAACGGAGCCGGTAAAAGCACTCTAATCCAAGCTATTTTGGGGGTTTTACCACGGCACGAAGGCCATGTATTGGTATTAGGACAGCCCCTGGGCCGTCGGGGAACACTACCCCCCCAAGTTCGACAACAGATCGCCTATCTGCCCCAAAACTTTCTCTTTGACCGCCGTATTCCCATCACCGTCAATGAATTGGTGGCCCTGGGGTGGGATGAATTAGGCTTAAAACTTCCTTGGGCTAACCGTCACAAACGTCGCTTGGCGGTTCACCGGGCCCTAGATCTTGTGGATGCTCTCCATTTGGGCCCCCAACCCATTAGCAACCTTTCTGGGGGGGAAATTAAACGGGCATTGTTGGCCTATTGTGTGGTACGCCCCCGCCGTCTGTTAATTCTGGATGAAGCCCCCGCCGGGCTGGATATCCACAGTGAATCAGAGTTTTATCGCCTTATTTATCAACTGAAACGGGAACAGGGATGGGCTGTTTTGCAAATTTCCCACAACCTGGACATGGTGCGAAAAAACTGTGACCGGGTGCTCTGCCTCAACCGAGTAATCCGCTGTCAGGGAACTCCGGATTATGCCCTTTCCCCCGATAACCTGGTGGCGGTATACGGATCAGAGTTTGTGCGCTACCGCCATCACCATTGA
- a CDS encoding ion channel, translating to MNDGWKILMKFPFPWRWRKSHGLKPTPYANPIRHQRPIRSGNPRHRESQAMKTDLYHWLLVLSWPKFLATVGFFYFGLNVFFALVFSLIGDGIANAKPGSFLDLFFFSIQTLSTVGYGSMYPQTVLAHIVVSVEIFVGLISLAILTGLMFSRFAKPTSRVLFSEVAVVCPFENIPTLMFRAANQRDNRILEAQIRVSLVRDEQSQEGHKMRRFYDLNLLRSHTPVFGLSWLVMHPIDSNSPLYGVLEATNKQLRLELWISFTGLDESFSQTIHSRYVYEEADIRWQHRFVDIFHQTPEGQWFINMDNFHLTEPYGLETQ from the coding sequence ATGAATGATGGCTGGAAAATATTGATGAAATTTCCCTTTCCTTGGCGTTGGCGTAAATCCCATGGACTAAAGCCGACTCCTTATGCAAATCCAATCCGCCACCAGCGTCCGATTCGATCAGGGAATCCTAGGCATAGAGAATCCCAGGCAATGAAGACAGATCTATATCATTGGTTACTCGTACTTTCTTGGCCAAAATTTTTGGCGACTGTCGGCTTTTTTTATTTTGGTTTAAATGTCTTTTTTGCTCTAGTTTTTTCCTTAATTGGAGACGGTATTGCTAATGCTAAACCTGGATCATTTTTAGATCTATTTTTTTTTAGTATTCAAACTCTTTCAACGGTGGGATATGGTTCTATGTATCCCCAAACTGTGCTCGCTCACATCGTTGTCAGTGTGGAAATTTTTGTTGGATTGATCAGCCTGGCTATTTTAACGGGATTAATGTTTTCACGTTTTGCCAAACCCACCTCCAGGGTCTTATTTAGTGAAGTTGCTGTGGTTTGCCCCTTTGAAAATATCCCAACATTAATGTTTCGCGCTGCTAATCAAAGGGATAATCGTATTTTAGAAGCCCAAATTAGAGTCAGTTTAGTTCGCGATGAGCAAAGCCAAGAAGGACATAAAATGCGCCGTTTTTATGATTTAAACTTATTACGTTCTCACACTCCAGTTTTCGGTTTAAGTTGGTTAGTTATGCATCCTATAGACAGTAATAGCCCACTTTATGGGGTTTTGGAAGCAACAAATAAACAACTAAGATTAGAACTTTGGATTAGTTTCACCGGCTTAGATGAAAGTTTTTCTCAAACCATTCACAGTCGTTACGTTTATGAGGAGGCAGATATTCGTTGGCAGCATCGTTTTGTGGATATTTTTCATCAAACCCCAGAAGGTCAATGGTTTATCAATATGGACAATTTTCATTTAACAGAACCTTATGGCCTTGAAACCCAGTAG
- a CDS encoding helix-turn-helix transcriptional regulator, giving the protein MSGTPASSTKDLADLGAVCSHVSVCLAALRRSPAYSLPDNSLAKQLTPRERQIADLVAKGLTNVEVGTELWITQNTVKQALKRMFRKLEVLARAELVAKLRD; this is encoded by the coding sequence ATGTCCGGAACTCCAGCCTCTAGTACCAAGGATTTAGCGGACCTAGGAGCGGTGTGCAGTCATGTTTCGGTCTGTCTGGCGGCATTGCGGCGATCGCCTGCATATTCATTGCCCGATAATTCATTGGCAAAACAACTCACGCCCCGCGAGCGGCAAATCGCTGACCTGGTAGCCAAAGGCTTGACGAATGTCGAAGTTGGTACAGAACTATGGATTACGCAAAACACCGTCAAGCAAGCATTAAAGCGCATGTTTCGAAAGCTAGAGGTATTAGCCCGAGCGGAGTTGGTGGCAAAGTTACGTGATTGA
- a CDS encoding APC family permease encodes MKTLTNFSSAPQLNRCLGLIQVTTQAIAVVGPTITAVINIPQVYLSSGNSSWLTYLIACLCILLVSQVLITFAKQEAGTAGLAAYVLQGLGVTFARLTGWLLLLAYGGFGILLLAMASQSFAILMGMAGLKFPLWFFVVLLGGIIWWLVSRDVRVSNGMMLVLESLSIIIIFWLCSIILFHHSIKFDLSEFQLTSATGNQVRSGLMIAFLSFVGFESAATLGRESLHPLRDIPKALRIATLLPGGLFLVWAYVLGLGFKAAPSNILNSASPLVSLGDFLQIPTAAVVISFSACVCFLSASLGAFSALARVGLSLGKEKILPPFSTTIHPDFHTPIGSLKLGLGICILGTLVLLATGLKPNDINDICGTFGTLALLLVYSLVSISLLRDHYRRGILSHSILILGIATILLLATATIAFLSGLNQGDLINTVLIFFVLMVLGIGIIARQGGGHP; translated from the coding sequence ATGAAAACCCTGACTAATTTTTCTTCTGCTCCCCAACTTAACCGCTGTTTGGGATTAATTCAGGTTACCACCCAGGCGATCGCCGTTGTGGGGCCAACCATAACCGCTGTGATCAACATTCCCCAGGTCTATCTCAGTTCCGGGAACAGTAGTTGGCTCACTTACCTGATTGCCTGCCTTTGTATTTTGTTAGTGTCCCAGGTGCTGATCACCTTTGCTAAGCAGGAAGCGGGGACAGCGGGCTTAGCTGCCTATGTTCTGCAGGGTTTGGGAGTAACTTTTGCACGGTTAACGGGCTGGTTGCTCTTACTGGCCTATGGCGGCTTTGGCATACTACTGCTAGCCATGGCCAGTCAAAGTTTTGCAATTCTGATGGGGATGGCCGGACTCAAATTTCCTCTGTGGTTTTTTGTTGTGCTTTTGGGGGGAATAATTTGGTGGCTGGTGTCACGGGATGTGCGAGTATCCAATGGAATGATGTTAGTTTTAGAAAGTCTTTCAATTATTATAATTTTCTGGCTATGTAGCATTATTTTATTCCACCATAGTATTAAATTTGATTTGTCAGAATTTCAACTCACCAGCGCCACAGGCAACCAAGTACGTTCGGGCTTAATGATTGCTTTTTTGAGTTTTGTGGGATTTGAAAGTGCAGCTACCCTAGGACGTGAATCTCTCCATCCCCTCAGGGATATTCCTAAAGCTCTACGGATTGCTACTTTGCTCCCAGGGGGACTATTTTTAGTTTGGGCTTATGTTTTAGGACTAGGTTTTAAAGCAGCTCCCAGCAATATTCTCAACTCAGCTAGTCCCCTCGTTAGTCTCGGAGATTTTTTGCAAATTCCGACGGCGGCGGTGGTGATTAGTTTTAGCGCTTGTGTTTGTTTTTTAAGTGCGAGTTTAGGGGCATTCAGTGCCCTGGCTAGGGTTGGCTTAAGTTTAGGGAAAGAAAAAATTCTTCCTCCATTCAGCACCACAATTCATCCTGATTTCCACACTCCGATAGGCTCCTTAAAACTAGGATTAGGGATTTGTATTCTGGGTACTTTGGTCCTGTTGGCAACGGGGTTAAAACCCAACGACATTAACGATATTTGTGGTACTTTTGGGACTTTGGCATTGTTGTTGGTCTATAGTCTTGTTTCCATTTCCCTACTGCGAGACCACTATCGCCGTGGTATCCTTTCCCATTCCATTTTAATACTTGGTATTGCAACAATTCTACTATTAGCAACTGCCACCATTGCTTTTTTAAGTGGGCTAAATCAAGGGGACTTGATCAATACAGTGTTGATTTTCTTTGTTCTAATGGTTCTGGGCATTGGAATAATTGCTCGCCAAGGCGGTGGCCACCCCTGA
- a CDS encoding WD40 repeat domain-containing protein, translated as MSRLKNRHSDQFEPHWQGTLADYVTAIAYSPDGKILAASSGAGEVVLLAINGLERQNLQPVMGKSVDCLAFSPDGQYLATGGQDGHVNIWQITPAGPERIATLGNGTTWIDHLAWSPTQNLLAFSQGKIVQIWDANLRDVVATLKFEASSVLALAWQPDGKGLSVGGYQGVKVWTAEDWSDDPSVLTIPSATLAIAWSSDGKYIASGNLDRTIALWEWDNPDPWVMSGFPGKIRHLAWSDRLTNMEAPFLVSASGEDLVVWEKQADEALGWEGRVLVGHQETIQSIGFQPHSLLLASAGADGCVHLWKKAKRQAQNFRGASQGFACLSWHPQGHQLAAGGQKGELFLWTKTRRGEGFGQR; from the coding sequence ATGTCTCGTCTAAAAAACCGGCACTCCGATCAGTTTGAACCCCACTGGCAAGGCACCCTGGCGGATTATGTGACGGCGATCGCCTACAGTCCCGATGGCAAAATCCTCGCGGCCAGTTCTGGGGCCGGGGAGGTGGTGTTATTAGCCATTAACGGTTTAGAAAGACAAAATTTACAGCCAGTGATGGGGAAATCCGTGGATTGTCTGGCATTTTCCCCGGATGGTCAATATCTTGCCACGGGGGGACAAGATGGACACGTTAATATTTGGCAGATTACCCCCGCTGGCCCTGAACGGATCGCCACCCTGGGCAATGGCACCACTTGGATAGATCATTTGGCATGGAGTCCCACCCAAAATCTCCTGGCCTTTAGCCAGGGAAAAATTGTCCAGATTTGGGACGCAAACCTCCGGGATGTGGTCGCCACTTTGAAGTTTGAGGCCTCTTCTGTTTTGGCCCTGGCCTGGCAACCCGATGGCAAAGGATTAAGTGTCGGGGGCTACCAGGGGGTGAAAGTCTGGACAGCAGAGGACTGGAGCGATGACCCTTCTGTCTTAACCATTCCCTCCGCCACTCTGGCGATCGCCTGGTCGTCTGATGGTAAATACATTGCCTCTGGCAACCTGGATCGCACCATCGCCCTATGGGAGTGGGACAACCCTGACCCCTGGGTAATGAGCGGCTTTCCGGGTAAAATTCGTCACCTTGCCTGGTCAGATAGGCTTACCAACATGGAGGCTCCATTCCTCGTATCCGCCAGTGGGGAAGACCTGGTGGTCTGGGAAAAACAAGCAGACGAGGCCCTCGGCTGGGAAGGTCGCGTTCTTGTCGGGCATCAAGAAACCATCCAATCCATCGGCTTTCAACCCCATAGCCTATTATTGGCTTCGGCTGGGGCAGACGGTTGTGTCCATTTATGGAAAAAGGCTAAACGCCAGGCTCAAAATTTTCGGGGAGCCTCTCAGGGCTTTGCCTGTCTATCCTGGCATCCCCAAGGGCACCAACTGGCCGCCGGGGGACAAAAAGGAGAACTATTCCTCTGGACAAAAACCAGACGGGGAGAGGGTTTTGGGCAACGTTAG
- a CDS encoding alpha/beta fold hydrolase — MSKVRNILLVHGFWADASCYSDLIPLLLAEDYQVIAVQNSLISLEDDVAATKRALDRIEGNCILVGHSWGGFVITTVGNDERVAGLVYIAALAPDAGESMVDLMSKYGSPSPHFQEKNDFVWISKEGIDEVLASDLSEERKALIYVTQTTPSTSLTEVKASLPAWKNKPSWYILATKDKAVPPDLQCDMSRRMNAKTVTVESSHFPMISHPKEVLGVIREATTSSQ; from the coding sequence ATGAGCAAAGTCAGAAATATTCTACTAGTTCATGGTTTTTGGGCGGATGCCTCTTGTTATAGTGATCTCATCCCACTCCTTTTAGCGGAAGATTATCAGGTTATCGCTGTCCAAAATTCACTTATCTCTCTAGAAGATGATGTAGCTGCAACGAAACGTGCTCTGGATCGCATTGAGGGAAATTGTATTTTGGTTGGTCATTCATGGGGTGGTTTTGTCATTACTACAGTTGGCAATGACGAACGAGTTGCTGGTTTGGTGTATATCGCAGCGCTTGCTCCTGATGCTGGTGAATCCATGGTTGATCTTATGAGTAAATATGGCTCACCTTCGCCACATTTTCAAGAGAAAAATGATTTTGTTTGGATTTCTAAAGAAGGTATTGATGAAGTTTTGGCAAGTGATCTTTCAGAAGAAAGAAAGGCATTAATCTATGTGACTCAAACAACACCATCTACATCATTAACGGAAGTAAAGGCAAGTTTGCCCGCTTGGAAAAATAAACCAAGCTGGTATATTTTAGCGACAAAAGATAAAGCAGTTCCGCCTGATTTGCAGTGTGATATGTCTCGGCGAATGAATGCAAAAACAGTTACGGTGGAGTCAAGCCATTTTCCTATGATTTCGCATCCAAAAGAAGTTCTGGGAGTAATCAGGGAAGCAACAACCAGTAGTCAATAA
- a CDS encoding type II toxin-antitoxin system YhaV family toxin — protein sequence MGLIIIKNVILELIFFRYHQESKIILLAWVNDENLKRAYESSTDACKVFRKMLESGHPPDDWSDLLIEAIVISNNFETA from the coding sequence TTGGGGTTAATAATAATCAAAAATGTTATTTTAGAGCTAATATTTTTTCGCTACCACCAAGAAAGTAAAATAATTCTTTTGGCTTGGGTTAATGATGAAAACTTGAAACGAGCCTATGAAAGCAGTACAGATGCCTGTAAAGTCTTTAGGAAAATGCTGGAAAGCGGTCATCCCCCTGATGATTGGAGTGATTTACTGATAGAAGCTATAGTCATTTCAAATAATTTCGAGACTGCTTAA
- a CDS encoding metal ABC transporter solute-binding protein, Zn/Mn family yields MAPSFPSLRFPDGHKIGKAAGFRGRINQEKVVLETLTSLTQIFPIRKTILFVVSSLAIAITGCGQAVRETDSPQAETPATDLIVMTTILPITQFTNAVVGDRAEVIPLMPTNVDPHDFQASPADVRNLANSSVLVKNGLEMEFFLEDLIANAENGELVVIDSSQGIAVLENQEEEHHGHGHSHSHGHDHDEHGEHSEADHHHQHGQYNPHIWLDPKRAIQQVQNIRDGLIAVDPAGADIYTANAAKFIAELEALDGEITDKLAPFAGKTFVAFHDFAPYFAQSYALEAEFLVDVPADKPAPGDIKRVMDTVKASNLKTILTEPSAGEDSLGAIAKDMGIQVSIFNPIEVGGPEAVNPEYYLATMRSNVSNLASSFSASTNTSPQSWFLLGPLQPVAMAPQRLGVRF; encoded by the coding sequence ATGGCTCCCAGTTTCCCGTCCTTAAGATTCCCAGATGGTCACAAGATAGGCAAAGCTGCGGGATTCCGGGGCCGGATCAACCAAGAAAAGGTGGTGCTAGAAACCCTGACCAGCTTGACTCAAATTTTTCCTATCCGCAAAACCATACTATTTGTTGTTTCTTCCCTGGCGATCGCCATTACGGGTTGTGGCCAGGCCGTGAGGGAAACCGACAGCCCCCAAGCGGAAACTCCAGCCACCGATTTGATCGTAATGACCACAATTTTACCCATCACTCAATTTACCAATGCTGTGGTAGGCGATCGGGCCGAGGTAATTCCTTTAATGCCAACCAACGTTGATCCCCATGACTTTCAGGCTAGTCCCGCCGACGTCAGGAATCTAGCCAATTCTAGTGTTTTAGTAAAAAATGGCTTAGAAATGGAGTTCTTTTTGGAGGACCTAATCGCCAATGCCGAAAACGGTGAGCTGGTGGTGATTGATTCTAGTCAAGGCATTGCCGTTCTGGAGAATCAAGAGGAAGAACACCATGGTCACGGTCACAGTCATAGCCACGGTCACGATCACGATGAGCATGGGGAGCACAGTGAAGCCGACCACCATCACCAGCATGGCCAATACAATCCCCACATTTGGCTTGATCCCAAGCGCGCTATCCAGCAGGTGCAAAACATTAGAGATGGGCTAATTGCAGTGGATCCGGCGGGAGCAGACATTTACACCGCCAACGCCGCTAAATTTATCGCCGAACTAGAAGCCCTAGATGGGGAAATTACCGATAAGCTAGCCCCCTTTGCAGGGAAAACCTTTGTGGCATTCCATGATTTTGCCCCCTACTTTGCCCAGAGTTACGCTTTAGAAGCAGAGTTTCTGGTGGATGTGCCGGCGGATAAACCAGCCCCAGGGGATATCAAACGGGTGATGGATACGGTGAAAGCCTCTAATCTGAAAACCATTCTGACCGAGCCCAGTGCTGGAGAAGATAGCTTGGGGGCGATCGCCAAGGATATGGGGATTCAGGTCAGTATTTTTAATCCCATAGAAGTTGGGGGCCCCGAAGCGGTTAACCCGGAGTATTACCTGGCTACCATGCGTAGTAACGTCAGCAACCTTGCTTCATCCTTTAGTGCATCGACCAATACATCACCCCAGTCATGGTTCCTGCTGGGGCCTCTGCAGCCTGTGGCCATGGCTCCCCAAAGGTTAGGAGTCCGGTTTTAG
- a CDS encoding metal ABC transporter permease encodes MQSLAENLNLFHFPFMQRALLGGILTGLMGGLMGSFTVLRQLSFFSDALGHSALLGISFGLLLGLTPSSMLLPFSVVFALGVNYLLENTRLWTDALLNIVYSSSLAIGIILLTFVGQYKGGINSILFGDILAMDQGDLLVGTALLVVCVLFVGLTLQSQTLLTLHEPLAIAQGISAPAHRRAFIILLSLVVGTSIKAIGVLLISAFVVIPACAARLLSRTFTTYLLLAAGLGALSSAGGMLVSAAFNLPSGPSIVTTQLAIFLVAMALPRLRII; translated from the coding sequence ATGCAGTCCCTCGCTGAGAACCTAAATCTATTCCATTTTCCCTTTATGCAACGGGCCCTGTTGGGGGGAATTCTGACGGGATTGATGGGGGGATTGATGGGGAGTTTTACCGTTTTGCGCCAATTATCCTTTTTTAGTGATGCGTTGGGCCATTCAGCTTTGTTGGGGATCAGTTTTGGCTTGTTGCTGGGTCTGACTCCTTCCTCCATGCTTTTGCCTTTTTCCGTGGTGTTTGCCCTGGGGGTCAATTACCTGTTGGAAAATACTCGCCTCTGGACGGACGCTTTGCTCAATATTGTCTATTCTTCTTCCCTGGCGATCGGAATTATTTTACTAACCTTTGTGGGCCAATATAAGGGAGGCATCAATAGTATTTTGTTTGGCGATATTTTAGCCATGGATCAGGGAGATTTATTGGTGGGAACTGCCCTGTTGGTGGTCTGTGTCCTATTTGTGGGGCTAACGCTACAATCCCAAACTTTGCTGACTCTCCATGAACCCCTAGCCATTGCCCAAGGAATTTCTGCCCCGGCCCACCGACGGGCTTTTATTATCCTGCTGTCTTTGGTGGTGGGTACTTCCATTAAGGCGATCGGGGTGTTACTAATTAGTGCTTTTGTTGTTATTCCCGCCTGTGCTGCCCGTTTACTCAGTCGGACTTTTACCACCTATCTATTGCTAGCCGCCGGCCTGGGGGCACTGAGTTCAGCAGGGGGAATGCTGGTTTCCGCTGCGTTTAATTTACCCTCTGGCCCCAGCATTGTGACCACCCAGTTGGCGATTTTTCTGGTGGCAATGGCTTTGCCTCGATTGCGTATAATATGA